The proteins below are encoded in one region of Bacteriovorax sp. Seq25_V:
- the rny gene encoding ribonuclease Y has translation MNTEVILASVLFLIVGVIAGFVVRAGQAKKELAEREKKGDEIIEKAKEQAKDINYKARKEAKELAQEIKEEAEKVADKMKKELNEAEKDLNKKQAKLETKLDEIEEAKKKIDKREEELKTKELEIFKEKERYIVRQEEYATKLTEVAMMTKEQAKEELVKTMEEEAKVEFSKMLIKMEEEAKENAEDKSKRIIGIAIQRFAGEYVAERTITTVDLPSDDVKGRLIGREGRNIRAFEQICGVDLIIDDTPELVVISSFNVVRREIAKRTIEKLIADGRIHPAKVEEFHEKSKAEFEKHLLTLGEKAQMEIGVHGIHPEILKLIGALNYRTSYTQNQYQHAIEAAFVAGAMASEMGLNVKQARRAGLLHDIGKVLDASAEGSHAVIGADFAKKYGESPDIVHAIRAHHDDEKPESILAHIVAAADALSGARPGARKALTESYVSRLTDIEEIVNSFEGVSKSYAISGGREVRVFVENDKVNDEQTVMLSREIARKIEDEMSYPGTIKITVVRETKSVGVAK, from the coding sequence GGACAGGCTAAGAAAGAACTAGCAGAAAGAGAAAAGAAAGGTGACGAGATCATCGAAAAAGCTAAAGAGCAAGCTAAGGATATCAATTACAAGGCACGCAAAGAAGCGAAAGAATTAGCTCAAGAAATCAAAGAAGAAGCAGAGAAAGTTGCTGATAAAATGAAGAAAGAGCTTAACGAAGCTGAGAAAGATCTCAATAAGAAACAAGCTAAGCTAGAAACGAAGCTTGATGAAATTGAGGAAGCTAAGAAAAAAATTGATAAGAGAGAAGAAGAACTTAAAACGAAAGAACTTGAGATCTTCAAAGAAAAAGAAAGATACATTGTAAGACAAGAAGAATATGCAACTAAATTAACTGAAGTTGCGATGATGACTAAAGAACAAGCTAAAGAAGAACTTGTTAAGACGATGGAAGAAGAAGCCAAAGTTGAGTTTTCTAAAATGCTTATCAAAATGGAAGAAGAAGCAAAAGAGAACGCAGAAGATAAGTCTAAGAGAATTATCGGTATTGCGATTCAAAGATTTGCTGGTGAATATGTTGCGGAAAGAACAATTACTACAGTTGACCTTCCTTCTGACGATGTTAAAGGTCGTCTAATTGGTAGAGAAGGTAGAAATATTCGTGCTTTCGAGCAAATTTGTGGTGTTGATTTAATTATCGACGATACTCCTGAGCTAGTTGTTATCTCTTCTTTCAACGTTGTTAGACGTGAAATTGCAAAGAGAACAATTGAAAAACTAATTGCTGACGGACGTATCCACCCAGCAAAAGTTGAAGAATTCCACGAGAAGTCTAAAGCTGAATTTGAAAAGCACCTTCTAACTCTTGGTGAAAAAGCACAGATGGAAATTGGTGTTCACGGAATCCACCCAGAAATCTTAAAACTGATTGGGGCCCTGAACTACAGAACTTCATATACACAAAACCAATATCAGCACGCAATTGAAGCAGCATTTGTTGCTGGTGCAATGGCTTCTGAGATGGGATTAAATGTTAAGCAAGCAAGACGTGCAGGTCTTCTACATGACATCGGAAAAGTTCTTGATGCTTCGGCTGAAGGTTCTCACGCTGTTATCGGTGCAGACTTTGCTAAGAAATACGGAGAGTCTCCAGATATCGTTCACGCGATTAGAGCTCACCATGATGATGAAAAACCAGAATCAATCCTTGCTCATATTGTTGCAGCTGCGGATGCTCTTTCTGGTGCTCGTCCAGGTGCCCGTAAGGCCCTTACTGAATCATATGTTTCTCGTCTTACAGATATCGAGGAAATTGTTAACTCTTTCGAAGGTGTTTCGAAGTCTTATGCAATTTCTGGTGGTCGTGAAGTTAGAGTTTTCGTTGAAAACGATAAGGTTAACGATGAGCAAACTGTTATGCTTTCTCGTGAAATCGCTAGAAAAATTGAAGACGAAATGTCTTACCCAGGTACAATTAAAATTACAGTTGTACGTGAAACAAAATCAGTTGGCGTAGCCAAGTAG